The following are from one region of the Hymenobacter radiodurans genome:
- a CDS encoding NAD-dependent epimerase/dehydratase family protein translates to METTPSDTVLVIGACGQLGFELTHALRQRYAAHRVIAADVRLPKQPELQEAGPFELLDVLDRSRLEAIIAQYRPKQIYHLAALLSATAEKNPEFGWRLNMDGLLNVLDLAVKYKVAQVYWPSSIAVFGPDTPRQNTPQLTIMNPSTVYGISKLAGEQWCEWYHKNHGLDVRSLRYPGLISYKTLPGGGTTDYAVDIYHKAVAGQSYECFLQQDTYLPMMYMPDALKATLDLMHAPAEQIKVRSSYNLGAMSFSPAEITAAIQRHEPDFEVTYKPDSRQQIADSWPASIDDSRARQDWGWQPEFDLDKMTADMLLHLHQAEPQVAVGR, encoded by the coding sequence ATGGAAACCACTCCCAGCGATACCGTTCTCGTTATTGGTGCCTGCGGCCAGCTCGGCTTCGAGCTCACTCACGCCCTGCGCCAGCGCTACGCCGCTCACCGCGTCATTGCCGCCGACGTGCGCCTGCCCAAGCAACCGGAGCTACAAGAGGCCGGCCCCTTCGAGTTGCTCGACGTGCTCGACCGCTCTCGCCTCGAAGCCATTATTGCGCAGTATCGCCCCAAGCAGATTTACCACTTGGCCGCGTTGCTGTCGGCCACGGCGGAGAAGAACCCGGAGTTTGGCTGGCGCCTGAACATGGATGGCTTGCTGAATGTGTTGGACCTGGCGGTAAAGTATAAAGTAGCGCAGGTGTACTGGCCCAGCTCCATTGCCGTATTCGGGCCCGATACGCCCCGCCAAAATACCCCCCAACTGACCATTATGAACCCCAGCACGGTGTACGGCATCAGCAAGCTGGCCGGGGAGCAGTGGTGCGAGTGGTACCACAAAAACCACGGTCTCGATGTACGCTCCCTGCGCTACCCTGGCCTGATCAGCTACAAAACCTTGCCCGGCGGTGGCACCACCGACTACGCCGTGGATATCTACCACAAAGCCGTAGCCGGCCAGTCCTACGAGTGTTTTTTGCAGCAGGACACGTACTTACCGATGATGTACATGCCTGACGCGCTCAAAGCCACCCTGGATTTGATGCACGCTCCGGCCGAGCAAATCAAAGTGCGCTCTTCTTATAACCTCGGGGCCATGAGCTTCTCGCCCGCCGAAATTACGGCCGCTATCCAGCGCCACGAGCCGGATTTTGAGGTAACCTACAAGCCCGACTCGCGCCAGCAGATTGCCGACTCCTGGCCCGCCAGCATCGACGACTCCCGCGCCCGCCAGGATTGGGGCTGGCAGCCCGAGTTTGACTTGGATAAAATGACGGCCGATATGCTCTTACACCTTCATCAAGCTGAGCCCCAAGTAGCTGTAGGTCGCTAA
- a CDS encoding patatin-like phospholipase family protein produces the protein MRRFVLLLAFYCCIASVAQGQAAAPVIYRNLVMEGGGIRGIAYGGALAELEKQGVLAGIQRVGGTSAGAIQAALLAVGYSPQEIIEVVNNTPVQRLNDGRLIFFGGSTRLLKQYGWYRGDQFAKYLSDLVARKTQNPNLTLGQLHALAQQGKGRDLYVTGTNLTTQRTDVFSYETHPNLRVADAVRISMSIPLYFRAVLLDEQGQVVRKPAKDQKVNVLVDGGLLANYPLNLFDHARYLPPALLHQTLGAFY, from the coding sequence ATGCGGCGTTTTGTCCTGCTACTGGCCTTTTATTGCTGTATCGCCTCTGTGGCGCAAGGCCAAGCGGCCGCCCCTGTTATCTACCGCAACTTAGTGATGGAAGGCGGGGGCATTCGGGGCATTGCTTACGGCGGCGCGTTGGCTGAATTGGAAAAGCAAGGGGTACTGGCGGGTATTCAGCGGGTTGGCGGGACCTCGGCGGGCGCCATTCAGGCGGCGTTGCTGGCCGTAGGCTATTCACCGCAGGAGATTATCGAAGTAGTAAATAATACGCCTGTGCAGCGTCTGAATGATGGTCGCCTGATATTTTTTGGCGGTAGCACGCGCTTACTCAAACAGTACGGCTGGTACCGCGGCGACCAGTTTGCGAAGTACCTCAGCGACTTAGTGGCCCGCAAAACCCAGAATCCCAACCTCACCTTAGGTCAGCTTCACGCGCTAGCCCAGCAAGGTAAAGGCCGCGACCTGTACGTGACAGGCACCAACCTCACTACCCAGCGCACCGACGTATTTAGCTACGAAACCCACCCGAACCTGCGGGTGGCCGACGCTGTGCGCATCAGTATGAGCATTCCGCTGTACTTCCGGGCGGTGCTGCTTGATGAACAAGGACAGGTAGTCCGCAAGCCAGCAAAAGATCAGAAAGTAAACGTGTTGGTGGATGGTGGACTGCTAGCCAATTATCCGCTCAACCTGTTCGACCACGCTCGATATTTGCCCCCGGCGCTGCTACACCAGACGCTGGGGGCTTTTTATTAA
- the kbl gene encoding glycine C-acetyltransferase: protein MYTTLQPDLEAQLADIKANGLFKKERVITSPQGATIKTNEAGEVLNFCANNYLGLSSHPEVIEAAKAAIDSHGYGMSSVRFICGTQDIHKELERKLADFLGTEDTILYAAAFDANGGVFEPLFNEQDAIISDALNHASIIDGVRLCKAQRYRYTHNDMADLEKQLQDATAKGSRHRIIVTDGSFSMDGTIARLDQICDLADKYQALVMVDECHSTGFLGKTGRGTHELRGVMGRVDIITGTLGKALGGAMGGFTTGRKEIIEMLRQRSRPYLFSNTLAPAIVGASLRVLELLNESTELRDRLEENTKYFREKMTAAGFDIKPGEHPIVPVMLYDAKLAQEFAAKMLDKGIYVIGFYYPVVPQGQARIRVQLSAAHTREHLDKAIAAFIEVGRELGTLKDRSAAQPEAGQVVTNTP from the coding sequence ATGTATACCACCCTCCAACCCGACCTCGAAGCCCAGCTGGCCGATATCAAAGCCAACGGTCTGTTCAAGAAAGAACGCGTCATTACCTCGCCTCAAGGCGCAACTATCAAAACTAATGAGGCTGGCGAAGTGCTGAACTTTTGCGCTAATAATTACCTGGGCTTGTCGTCGCACCCCGAGGTGATTGAGGCGGCCAAGGCGGCTATTGATAGCCACGGCTACGGCATGTCGTCGGTGCGCTTTATCTGTGGCACGCAGGACATTCACAAGGAGCTGGAGCGCAAGCTGGCTGATTTTCTTGGCACTGAGGATACCATTCTGTACGCGGCGGCTTTCGATGCCAACGGCGGCGTATTCGAGCCGTTGTTCAATGAGCAGGACGCTATTATTTCCGATGCCCTGAACCACGCTTCCATTATCGATGGTGTGCGTTTGTGCAAGGCCCAGCGCTACCGCTACACACACAACGACATGGCGGATCTGGAAAAGCAACTTCAGGACGCCACCGCTAAAGGCAGCCGTCACCGCATCATCGTCACCGATGGCTCCTTCAGCATGGACGGTACCATCGCCCGCCTCGACCAGATCTGTGACCTCGCCGATAAGTATCAGGCGTTGGTGATGGTAGACGAGTGCCACTCGACGGGCTTTTTGGGCAAAACAGGCCGTGGCACCCACGAGCTGCGCGGCGTGATGGGCCGCGTGGACATCATCACTGGCACGCTGGGCAAGGCACTGGGCGGCGCCATGGGCGGATTCACTACGGGCCGCAAAGAAATTATTGAAATGCTGCGTCAGCGCAGCCGTCCGTATTTGTTTTCTAACACGCTGGCCCCGGCTATTGTAGGCGCATCATTGCGCGTGCTGGAGCTACTGAATGAGAGCACGGAACTGCGCGACCGGCTGGAAGAAAACACCAAGTATTTCCGCGAAAAGATGACTGCCGCTGGCTTCGATATCAAGCCCGGCGAGCACCCTATTGTGCCGGTAATGCTGTATGATGCCAAGCTAGCTCAGGAATTTGCGGCCAAAATGCTGGATAAAGGCATTTATGTTATCGGGTTTTACTACCCCGTAGTGCCCCAAGGCCAGGCCCGGATTCGGGTGCAGCTGTCGGCCGCGCACACCCGCGAACATCTGGATAAGGCCATTGCGGCCTTTATCGAAGTTGGTCGGGAGTTGGGCACGCTGAAGGATCGAAGCGCCGCCCAGCCCGAAGCCGGCCAAGTAGTTACGAATACCCCTTAA
- a CDS encoding cation:proton antiporter domain-containing protein, with amino-acid sequence MLVYNIALVMMGVAILGVAWLPSLLEKYPLSYPILFIGLGMAAYSLPLGLPPADPFAHPKLVTHLSELCVIVALTGTGLKIDRPFSFGTWRTPIRLVLVLMVLTIAGITVAGITLVGLALPSAVLLAACLAPTDPVLAGDVQVGDPGEGREDNVRFALTGEAGLNDGLAFPFVYLALALLPAAESLSARLIEWAWMDLIYRIGAGVLLGWLSGLLLSYLIFNLPKTLSIKPSAYGFVALAVTLTSYGITELVHGYGFLAVFVAAVTLRGRERKHEYHKQMHAFTDQMERLLIVVILILFGGAIIDGLLAPLTWSGMLIGLLLVLVLRPLGAY; translated from the coding sequence ATGTTAGTATACAATATTGCCCTCGTCATGATGGGCGTGGCCATCCTGGGCGTAGCGTGGCTGCCGTCCTTGCTGGAAAAATATCCGCTTTCATACCCCATCCTGTTCATCGGGCTAGGTATGGCTGCCTATTCGTTGCCCCTCGGCTTGCCGCCCGCCGATCCTTTTGCGCACCCTAAGCTGGTCACGCACTTGTCGGAGTTGTGCGTGATTGTGGCGCTGACTGGCACCGGACTCAAAATTGACCGTCCGTTTTCATTTGGCACCTGGCGCACTCCCATCCGACTGGTATTGGTGCTGATGGTGCTTACTATTGCCGGTATCACGGTAGCGGGCATTACCCTGGTCGGTTTGGCTTTACCCTCAGCGGTATTGCTGGCGGCCTGCCTGGCGCCCACCGACCCGGTATTGGCCGGTGATGTACAGGTGGGCGACCCCGGCGAAGGTCGCGAAGACAACGTTCGCTTTGCCCTCACCGGCGAAGCGGGCCTGAACGATGGGCTGGCTTTCCCTTTTGTGTACCTAGCACTGGCCCTGCTGCCGGCGGCAGAATCCTTATCTGCCCGTCTGATTGAGTGGGCCTGGATGGACCTGATTTACCGGATAGGCGCAGGCGTGCTGCTGGGCTGGCTATCGGGCTTGTTGCTATCCTACCTGATATTTAATCTGCCCAAAACGCTCAGCATCAAGCCCAGCGCCTATGGGTTTGTGGCGCTGGCTGTCACGCTTACCAGCTATGGCATAACTGAGCTGGTGCACGGCTACGGGTTTCTGGCCGTATTTGTGGCCGCCGTTACACTGCGAGGGCGAGAGCGTAAACATGAGTATCATAAGCAGATGCACGCCTTCACCGACCAAATGGAGCGTCTGCTGATTGTGGTTATTCTGATTCTCTTTGGTGGTGCCATCATCGATGGATTGCTGGCGCCGCTTACCTGGTCGGGTATGCTGATTGGCTTATTGCTGGTGCTGGTGCTACGGCCTCTGGGGGCTTATTGA
- the cdaA gene encoding diadenylate cyclase CdaA: MIGSFSVGFLRIGWIDVIDVLLVTVLFYQLYKLLTGSVALKVFLGFMSIYLLYLVVKAAGMELLTSILGQFMSVGVLAGIILFQQEIRRFLLTIGKATAFDRVRVFPWRREQVTERMSIVPFVEAAKSLAGKNTGALIAFTMTSELKFYADSGDLIDAAVSKRLLMSIFNKTSPLHDGAVIIANNRIKAARCILPVSENPDVPASLGLRHRAAIGLTEVTDSVVLVVSEETGQISLVRAGEVFRNLSSSDLRAKLNEMLFDLAAKTPTSPASAATEVAA, encoded by the coding sequence GTGATCGGCTCCTTCTCCGTCGGCTTCCTGCGCATAGGCTGGATAGACGTGATTGACGTCTTACTGGTCACGGTATTGTTTTATCAGCTGTACAAGCTGCTAACGGGGAGCGTGGCGCTGAAGGTTTTTTTGGGCTTCATGTCCATTTACCTACTTTATCTGGTGGTGAAAGCCGCCGGCATGGAGCTTCTGACCAGTATTTTAGGTCAGTTTATGAGCGTGGGTGTGCTGGCGGGCATTATCCTGTTTCAACAGGAGATCCGGCGCTTTTTGCTCACCATTGGCAAGGCAACGGCCTTCGATAGAGTACGTGTATTTCCGTGGCGCCGCGAACAAGTTACTGAGCGCATGAGCATTGTACCGTTTGTAGAAGCGGCCAAAAGCCTGGCGGGTAAAAACACTGGTGCCCTCATTGCTTTTACCATGACTTCGGAGCTAAAATTCTACGCCGATTCGGGTGACCTGATTGACGCTGCCGTTAGTAAGCGCCTGCTGATGAGCATCTTCAATAAAACCAGCCCACTGCACGATGGCGCCGTTATTATTGCCAACAACCGCATCAAGGCAGCGCGCTGTATTCTGCCCGTCAGCGAAAACCCCGACGTGCCGGCTTCGCTAGGCTTGCGGCACCGCGCCGCCATCGGACTCACGGAAGTTACCGATAGTGTAGTGCTGGTAGTGAGTGAAGAAACCGGTCAAATCTCGCTGGTGCGCGCCGGAGAGGTATTTCGCAATCTATCTTCCTCTGATTTGCGCGCCAAGCTAAACGAGATGCTGTTCGATTTGGCCGCCAAAACTCCCACCTCCCCAGCGTCAGCAGCTACGGAAGTCGCGGCTTAA
- the folP gene encoding dihydropteroate synthase, with amino-acid sequence MMLQTAAKDTCFSPRQTLCCRDGRVLDLRQPQVMGILNLTPDSFYAGNRIATTDDLLRRADAMLQAGAAVLDLGGYSTRPGAEDISAEEEKARVLPALETVRGAFPEAILSVDTFRADVAAEAVAIGTDIINDVSGGTLDADMFATAGRLGVPYVLMHMRGTPQNMAQQTHYEDDIVTDLVRYFRDKLALLYAAGVTDVVLDPGFGFAKTPAQSHELLRRLPELALLGLPVLAGLSRKSMVYKPLGLTPDAALTGTIAVNTVALLNGARLLRVHDVAEAVHTVRLVQQTLIPSSS; translated from the coding sequence ATGATGCTCCAGACCGCCGCGAAAGATACGTGTTTTTCCCCGAGGCAAACCCTGTGCTGCCGCGACGGACGGGTATTGGATCTGCGCCAGCCGCAGGTCATGGGCATTCTGAATCTGACCCCCGATTCCTTCTACGCCGGCAACCGCATCGCCACCACCGACGACCTACTGCGGCGGGCCGACGCGATGCTGCAGGCGGGCGCGGCTGTTCTCGATTTGGGTGGCTATTCCACTAGGCCGGGCGCTGAGGATATCTCGGCCGAAGAGGAAAAAGCTCGCGTGCTGCCCGCCTTGGAGACCGTGCGGGGGGCTTTTCCTGAAGCAATCTTATCCGTCGATACTTTCCGGGCTGATGTAGCCGCTGAAGCAGTAGCCATCGGCACCGATATTATCAACGATGTGAGCGGCGGCACGCTTGATGCCGATATGTTTGCTACGGCGGGTCGGCTTGGGGTACCGTACGTGCTCATGCACATGCGCGGCACGCCTCAGAATATGGCCCAGCAAACGCACTACGAAGACGATATCGTAACAGATCTCGTGCGTTACTTCCGCGATAAGCTGGCCCTTCTGTATGCCGCTGGCGTAACGGATGTTGTTCTCGATCCTGGCTTCGGGTTCGCCAAAACACCGGCTCAAAGCCATGAGTTACTGCGTCGCCTACCCGAACTGGCGCTGCTGGGTTTGCCGGTACTGGCCGGTCTTTCGCGCAAGTCAATGGTATACAAGCCTCTAGGCCTCACTCCCGACGCTGCGCTCACCGGTACAATTGCCGTAAATACCGTCGCTTTGCTCAACGGTGCGCGATTGTTGCGCGTACATGATGTAGCGGAAGCCGTGCACACTGTGCGGCTCGTGCAACAAACCCTCATTCCCTCCTCCTCGTGA
- a CDS encoding DUF1599 domain-containing protein encodes MQTQTQQEYDQVIEQCRALFLAKTHDYGTAWRILRLPSVTDQLYIKAQRIRSIQEKGTQLVADGVNEEFVAIINYCVIALMQLHLPANSPHDLPPTEVAAAYDREIQANRDLLFAKNHDYGEAWRQMRVPSITDIILMKLHRTKQIEDLGGKTYVSEGVEANYRDMLNYAVFALIKLEGEKGKPKA; translated from the coding sequence TTGCAAACCCAAACCCAGCAGGAGTACGATCAGGTGATAGAGCAGTGCCGGGCGCTGTTTCTGGCCAAAACCCACGATTATGGCACGGCTTGGCGCATTCTGCGCTTGCCCTCCGTTACGGATCAGCTGTATATCAAGGCCCAGCGCATTCGCTCCATTCAGGAAAAAGGCACCCAGTTAGTAGCCGATGGCGTGAACGAGGAGTTCGTTGCCATCATCAACTACTGCGTTATTGCCCTGATGCAGTTGCACTTGCCCGCCAACTCGCCCCACGATTTGCCCCCCACGGAAGTAGCCGCCGCCTACGACCGTGAGATACAAGCCAACCGGGATTTGCTTTTCGCCAAAAACCATGATTACGGTGAAGCCTGGCGGCAAATGCGCGTGCCCAGCATCACCGATATTATTCTAATGAAGCTGCACCGCACCAAGCAAATTGAAGACCTGGGGGGCAAAACGTACGTGTCGGAAGGCGTGGAGGCCAACTACCGCGATATGCTGAATTACGCCGTATTTGCCTTGATAAAGCTGGAAGGGGAGAAGGGTAAACCAAAGGCATAG
- a CDS encoding BT_3928 family protein, with translation MKLITHICWVLLGAVFIFSGLIKLNDPVGMGLKLEEYFEVFAEDFGSFFLVFKGFARTMAILLSSLEVVLGVSLLLRWHLRKTLLTLLVLLVFFGFLTFYSAAFNKVTDCGCFGDFIKLTPWQSFSKDLFLLGLWAVVFFNQRFLRRVFAKGTLGVMYITVASAVAIGIGVRALGHLPYFDFLPYKVGNDIGALMKPQEQARYKYVLERNGQMQEFDQYPTDTTWKYKSMEVQNPEASRPIITDFAIFDSDGKDHTQEILKGNKLLLIVQNTVKSDRDRYNLINALIASASKSPNKIMPLVLTSSSPADIDAFRHDVNLSAPIYYADATVLKSMIRSDPGIMVLQNGVVKGKYHYHDIPDQETVDHLL, from the coding sequence ATGAAACTTATCACGCATATCTGCTGGGTGCTGCTCGGCGCGGTTTTTATTTTTTCGGGATTAATAAAGCTCAACGACCCAGTGGGTATGGGTCTCAAGCTGGAGGAATATTTTGAGGTATTTGCTGAAGATTTCGGCTCCTTCTTTCTGGTTTTCAAAGGCTTTGCCCGCACGATGGCTATTCTGCTCAGCTCGCTGGAGGTAGTGCTGGGCGTGTCGTTGCTGCTGCGTTGGCACCTGCGCAAAACGCTGCTCACGTTGCTGGTTCTGCTCGTGTTTTTCGGCTTCCTGACGTTCTATTCGGCCGCCTTCAACAAAGTAACCGACTGCGGCTGCTTTGGCGATTTTATTAAGCTCACGCCCTGGCAGTCATTCTCCAAAGACCTGTTTTTGCTAGGCTTATGGGCCGTGGTATTCTTCAATCAGCGCTTCCTGCGGCGGGTATTTGCTAAGGGCACGCTGGGGGTAATGTATATCACGGTGGCTTCGGCCGTGGCTATTGGTATTGGGGTGCGGGCTTTGGGGCACCTGCCATACTTCGATTTTCTGCCCTATAAAGTGGGCAACGATATCGGGGCCCTGATGAAACCGCAGGAGCAGGCGCGTTACAAGTATGTGCTGGAGCGCAATGGTCAAATGCAGGAGTTTGACCAATACCCAACCGACACAACGTGGAAGTACAAAAGCATGGAGGTGCAGAACCCCGAAGCTTCCCGGCCGATTATTACCGACTTCGCCATCTTCGATAGCGACGGCAAGGACCATACGCAGGAAATACTGAAGGGCAATAAGTTGTTGCTCATTGTGCAGAACACAGTAAAATCGGACCGCGACCGGTACAATCTGATAAATGCCCTGATTGCCAGCGCCAGTAAGTCGCCGAATAAGATTATGCCGCTAGTACTCACCAGCAGCAGCCCCGCCGACATCGATGCTTTCCGCCACGATGTTAATCTGTCGGCTCCCATTTACTACGCCGATGCTACCGTGCTCAAATCCATGATTCGCTCCGATCCGGGCATTATGGTGCTGCAAAACGGCGTCGTGAAGGGCAAATATCATTACCACGACATCCCCGATCAGGAAACCGTCGATCATCTTTTGTAG
- a CDS encoding ABC transporter permease produces the protein MFSFVLRRLGQGVLILAGVALTVFFLFAVLPGDPVALLAGQRSDVATRAAIAADLGLDKPLPAQLVGYLNDVSPVGLHPRDSAGVAKYGGTALLPLGGKNALVLKTPYLRRSFQSNKDVLSILLDHFTGTLWLALAAMLIAAVFGILFGVIAAVRPHSWLDRALITTSVLGISVPSFVAGILIAMTFGFYWSHWTGLNLTGQLYETDPFTGRHLVLRNLLLPAFALGIRPLAVITQLTRSSMLDVLSQDYIRTARAKGLSSYQTIVGHALKNALNPVITAVSGWLASLMAGAFFIEYIFNWKGLGTVTLRAVENLDFPVVMGATIFIAFLFVVINIVVDVLYAVLDPRVRLS, from the coding sequence ATGTTTTCCTTTGTACTGCGCCGTCTAGGACAAGGTGTGCTGATACTGGCCGGCGTAGCGCTCACCGTATTTTTCCTGTTCGCGGTATTGCCCGGCGACCCGGTAGCGCTGCTGGCCGGCCAGCGCTCCGACGTAGCCACCCGCGCCGCTATTGCTGCTGATCTGGGCCTCGATAAGCCACTGCCTGCTCAACTGGTTGGTTACCTCAACGATGTGTCGCCCGTGGGCTTGCACCCGCGCGACTCTGCGGGCGTGGCCAAGTATGGTGGCACGGCCTTGCTGCCGCTGGGGGGCAAAAATGCGCTGGTGCTCAAAACGCCTTATCTGCGCCGCTCCTTTCAAAGCAACAAAGACGTGCTGAGCATCCTGCTCGATCATTTCACGGGCACGTTGTGGTTAGCCCTGGCCGCCATGCTGATTGCCGCCGTATTCGGTATTCTGTTTGGCGTAATAGCCGCCGTGCGTCCTCACTCCTGGCTCGATCGGGCGCTGATTACCACGTCTGTGCTGGGTATTTCGGTGCCTTCGTTTGTGGCCGGTATTCTTATTGCCATGACGTTTGGCTTTTACTGGAGCCATTGGACGGGCCTCAACCTAACTGGGCAGCTCTACGAAACCGATCCGTTTACGGGGCGCCACTTAGTGCTACGGAATCTGTTGCTACCGGCCTTTGCACTCGGCATCCGTCCTCTGGCCGTTATCACCCAACTTACGCGCTCTTCCATGCTTGATGTGTTGAGCCAGGATTATATTCGGACGGCGCGGGCAAAAGGCCTTTCCAGCTACCAGACTATCGTGGGCCATGCACTCAAAAATGCGCTCAATCCGGTTATTACGGCCGTGTCGGGGTGGCTGGCTTCGCTGATGGCGGGGGCCTTTTTTATCGAGTATATCTTCAACTGGAAAGGTTTGGGCACCGTGACGTTGCGAGCCGTCGAAAACCTGGATTTTCCGGTTGTCATGGGTGCTACCATCTTTATCGCCTTTCTCTTCGTTGTCATCAACATCGTGGTCGATGTGCTGTATGCTGTGCTTGACCCTCGCGTGCGTCTTTCCTAA
- a CDS encoding shikimate kinase, translating to MITDDSLYLIGMPGAGKTTLGRALAVRLEMPFRDLDEEIIAHEKRSIPEIFAAEGQDYFREVEAAVLRTLVAEQPRMVLATGGGTPCFHQNMDLLLATGTPLYLAVPVPELVQRLRRSLSRRPLLTDIPDEKALTVHISETLALRHQFYDRAPLRCEGICTVEAMWHLLHSYYTTG from the coding sequence ATGATAACCGATGATAGCCTTTACCTGATTGGAATGCCGGGAGCGGGCAAAACGACGCTTGGCCGAGCGTTGGCTGTGCGCCTGGAAATGCCTTTTCGTGACCTGGATGAGGAGATTATCGCCCATGAAAAGCGCAGTATTCCCGAAATATTTGCTGCTGAAGGACAGGATTACTTCCGGGAAGTAGAAGCAGCCGTGCTGCGGACATTGGTAGCCGAGCAGCCCCGCATGGTACTGGCTACGGGCGGCGGCACACCCTGCTTTCACCAGAATATGGATCTGCTGCTCGCCACGGGCACCCCGCTGTATTTGGCCGTGCCGGTGCCCGAATTGGTACAGCGGCTTCGTCGTAGCCTCAGTCGTCGGCCACTCCTGACGGATATTCCCGACGAAAAGGCACTAACAGTTCACATAAGTGAAACCTTAGCTCTTCGCCATCAGTTTTACGACCGCGCGCCATTGCGCTGCGAAGGGATCTGCACGGTGGAGGCGATGTGGCATTTGCTGCATTCGTATTACACCACTGGCTAG
- a CDS encoding sterol desaturase family protein, with product MNTAPSPTPDLQPTPVKTPGAIKPKHKGSARLFENPVLERLTHTHIALPVSIFMITALGSLYYGLTHGLIAGFSAFGLFLLGWFMFTFAEYAMHRYLYHLPATTPKRAKFQYTMHGVHHEFPKDKSRLAMPPIVSVFVASLLFFLFRFVFGNAAFGILSGFIFGYALYLFVHYAIHAYAPPKNFLKVWWHHHAQHHYRQDEIAFGVSTTIWDHIIGTMPDQKTSK from the coding sequence ATGAATACCGCTCCCTCTCCCACACCTGATTTACAACCCACCCCGGTAAAAACGCCCGGTGCCATTAAGCCCAAGCATAAAGGCTCAGCGCGGTTGTTTGAAAATCCGGTACTGGAAAGACTTACGCATACCCATATTGCCCTGCCTGTATCCATCTTCATGATTACGGCATTAGGCAGCCTCTATTACGGGCTTACGCATGGCTTGATTGCAGGCTTTTCGGCCTTTGGCTTGTTTCTGCTAGGCTGGTTTATGTTCACATTCGCGGAGTATGCAATGCACCGCTATCTGTATCATTTGCCGGCCACTACGCCCAAGCGCGCCAAGTTTCAGTACACCATGCACGGCGTACACCACGAGTTTCCCAAGGACAAGTCGCGCTTGGCAATGCCGCCTATTGTATCGGTTTTTGTTGCCTCGCTGCTTTTCTTCCTGTTTCGGTTTGTGTTCGGTAACGCTGCTTTCGGTATTCTATCGGGCTTTATCTTTGGCTATGCCCTCTACTTGTTTGTGCACTATGCTATTCACGCTTACGCTCCGCCCAAAAACTTTTTAAAAGTATGGTGGCATCACCACGCCCAGCATCATTATCGGCAGGATGAAATTGCTTTTGGAGTGAGCACCACTATCTGGGACCATATCATCGGCACTATGCCAGATCAGAAAACCAGTAAATAG
- a CDS encoding 3-hydroxyacyl-CoA dehydrogenase NAD-binding domain-containing protein translates to MTISSENAIAPEQSVPQQIKTIAVVGAGTMGLGIAQLCVQHGFPTILFDLNANILAKAETAIAAGLGKLVEKGKMPPTEREAALTRLRPTTDLAVVQADLIIEAVVEKLTVKHELFQNLAAQNAPQTILASNTSSLPITRLAAAVPHPERVVGMHFFNPAPLMPLVEVISGVATAPAVADAVQALAEKLGKQPVRAADAPGFIVNRVARHFYVESLKLVEEQVASFEVVDELLEATGFRMGPFRLMDLIGVDTNFSVTSAMFEAFHFDPKFRPSRIQQQKVDAGHHGRKTGKGFYDYSR, encoded by the coding sequence ATGACTATATCCTCTGAAAACGCCATAGCTCCTGAGCAATCGGTTCCGCAGCAGATCAAGACAATAGCGGTGGTGGGTGCGGGCACAATGGGATTGGGCATCGCGCAACTCTGCGTGCAGCACGGCTTCCCAACCATCTTATTTGACCTGAACGCCAATATTCTGGCGAAGGCAGAAACAGCTATTGCGGCGGGCTTGGGTAAGCTGGTGGAGAAGGGAAAAATGCCCCCCACAGAACGGGAAGCCGCCTTAACCCGCCTCCGTCCGACCACTGACTTAGCCGTCGTACAGGCCGACTTGATTATAGAGGCAGTGGTGGAGAAGCTGACGGTGAAGCATGAGCTTTTCCAAAACTTAGCGGCCCAAAATGCCCCCCAGACCATTCTAGCTTCGAACACGTCATCGTTGCCGATAACCCGGCTAGCGGCGGCAGTTCCACACCCGGAGCGTGTTGTGGGGATGCACTTCTTCAATCCGGCGCCGCTTATGCCGCTGGTTGAAGTAATTAGCGGTGTAGCTACGGCTCCAGCAGTAGCCGATGCCGTGCAGGCTCTGGCTGAAAAGCTTGGTAAACAGCCCGTACGCGCCGCCGATGCGCCGGGCTTTATCGTGAATCGGGTGGCCCGGCATTTCTACGTGGAGAGCCTGAAGCTAGTCGAGGAACAGGTAGCGTCGTTTGAGGTTGTGGATGAGTTGCTGGAAGCCACCGGCTTTCGGATGGGCCCATTTCGGCTGATGGACTTGATTGGCGTCGACACCAACTTCTCGGTGACCAGCGCAATGTTTGAAGCGTTTCACTTCGATCCTAAGTTTCGGCCCAGCCGCATTCAGCAGCAGAAAGTAGACGCAGGCCATCATGGCCGTAAAACGGGGAAGGGATTCTATGATTACTCTCGTTAA